From a region of the Labrus mixtus chromosome 5, fLabMix1.1, whole genome shotgun sequence genome:
- the nos1 gene encoding nitric oxide synthase, brain, whose amino-acid sequence MQESEPTVCQLQPNIISVRLYKRKVGGLGFLVKQRVSKPPVIVSDLIRGGAAEECGLVQVGDIVLAVNNKPLVDLSYERALETLKNVSPESHAVLILRGPEGFTTHLETTLSGDGRQRTVRVTRPAFPPSKSYEHCSPLSPFSPGQQQQVNKEPQLRAIENLSSPSITQSILQRGGVQAQDPLLMRDRGALLCNGLEENNELLKEIEPVLRLIKNSKKEINGEGQRNVGRRDAQIQVAWDLGVGNGTAPQLASDNNRMLENMTVVLNNADTDKPPAKGRSSPTKTLQNGSPSKCPRFIKIKNWETGTVYSDTLHHSCSKMPICTENVCIGSVVMPNQHVRKPDEVRTKDELLPLATDFLDQYYTSIRRYGSKAHVDRLEEVTKEIEASGTYQLKDTELIYGAKHAWRNAARCVGRIQWSKLQVFDARDCTTAHGMYNYICNHIKYATNKGNLRSAITIFPQRTDGKHDYRVWNSQLIRYAGYKQLDGQIMGDPANVEFTEICMQLGWKAPKGRFDVLPLLLQANGNDPELFEIPEDLILEVPITHPKYEWFKDLDLKWYGLPAVANMLLEIGGLEFTGCPFSGWYMGTEIGVRDFCDSSRYNILEEVANRMALDTRKTSSLWKDQALVEINIAVLYSFQTCKVTIVDHHSATESFMKHMENEYRVRGGCPGDWVWIVPPMSGSITPVFHQEMLNYRLTPSFEYQPDPWNTHVWKGVNGTPTKKRAIGFKKLAKAVKFSAKLMGQAMAKRVKATILFATETGKSQDYAKTLCEIFKHAFDAKVMSMDEYDVVDLEHETLVLVVTSTFGNGDPPENGEKFGAALMEMRHPTSNTEDRKSYKVRFNSVSSYSDTRKSSSDEPEVKINFESTGPLANVRFSVFGLGSRAYPHFCAFAHAVDTLFEELGGERILRMGEGDELCGQEESFRTWAKKVFKAACDVFCVGDDVNIEKANDSLISNDRSWKKSKFRLTYTAEAPVLTDALYSIHKKKVYGAKMLESQNLQTPKSNRSTIFVRLHTNNHDRLSYHPGDHLGIFPGNYEDLVTALIDKLEDAPPVNQIVKVEFLEERNTALGVISNWTNETRIPPCTIYQAFQYFLDITTPPSPVLLQQFAALATNDKQKKKLEILSKGLQEYEEWKWYNNPTLVEVMEEFPSIQMPSTLLLTQLPLLQPRYYSISSSPDLHPGEIHLTVAVVSYQARDGGGPIHHGVCSSWLNRIEKGEMVPCFVRSAPSFQLPKDNQAPCILVGPGTGIAPFRSFWEQRLYDLEHNGMELCPMILVFGCRQSEMDHIYKEETIQAKNKEVFKELYTAYSREPGKPKKYVQDVLREQLSETVYQCLREEGGHIYVCGDVTMAGDVLKTVQHIIKQQGSMTLEDAGFFISKLRDENRYHEDIFGVTLRTYEVTNRLRSESIAYIEESKKDSDEVFCS is encoded by the exons ATGCAGGAGTCAGAGCCAACAGTGTGCCAGCTACAGCCCAACATCATCTCCGTCCGCCTGTACAAAAGGAAGGTCGGCGGTCTGGGCTTTCTAGTGAAGCAGAGGGTGTCCAAGCCACCTGTCATCGTGTCTGACCTCATCCGTGGTGGTGCAGCAGAGGAGTGCGGCCTGGTGCAGGTGGGTGACATCGTCTTGGCGGTCAACAACAAGCCCCTGGTGGACCTGTCTTATGAGCGGGCCCTGGAGACATTGAAAAACGTGTCACCAGAGAGCCACGCTGTGCTGATCCTCCGCGGGCCCGAGGGCTTCACCACCCACCTGGAGACCACCCTTTCTGGAGACGGCCGTCAACGCACAGTGAGGGTCACACGGCCTGCCTTCCCTCCCTCGAAGTCCTATGAGCACTGTTCCCCTCTCAGCCCGTTCAGCcccgggcagcagcagcaggtcaaTAAGGAGCCGCAGCTTAGAGCCATCGAGAATCTATCCTCTCCGTCCATTACCCAGTCTATCCTGCAGAGGGGAGGCGTGCAGGCCCAGGACCCCCTGCTGATGAGGGATCGTGGAGCCCTCCTGTGCAATGGGCTGGAAGAGAACAACGAACTGCTGAAGGAGATCGAACCAGTGCTGCGCCTcatcaaaaacagcaaaaaggaGATCAATGGAGAGGGCCAGAGGAATGTGGGGAGAAGAGACGCCCAGATTCAAGTGGCTTG ggaCCTTGGTGTGGGAAATGGCACAGCTCCACAGCTGGCGTCAGATAACAACAGAATGCTGGAAAACATGACGGTGGTACTCAACAACGCTGACACTGACAAg CCTCCAGCCAAGGGCAGGTCCTCTCCCACTAAGACACTGCAGAACGGCAGCCCATCCAAATGCCCCCGTTTCATAAAGATCAAGAACTGGGAGACAGGCACCGTCTACAGCGACACACTCCACCACAGCTGCAGCAAG ATGCCAATCTGCACTGAAAATGTCTGCATTGGCTCTGTGGTGATGCCTAACCAGCATGTTCGCAAGCCAGACGAAGTCAGAACTAAAGACGAGCTTCTTCCACTGGCCACTGACTTCCTAGACCAGTACTACACCTCCATCAGAAG GTACGGCTCTAAGGCCCATGTGGACAGGCTGGAGGAGGTGACGAAGGAGATTGAAGCTTCAGGAACTTACCAGTTAAAAGACACTGAGCTGATCTATGGAGCCAAACATGCTTGGAGGAATGCTGCCAGATGTGTAGGAAGGATCCAGTGGTCCAAACTGCAG GTTTTTGACGCTAGAGACTGCACAACAGCTCATGGAATGTACAACTACATCTGTAACCACATCAAGTATGCGACCAATAAAGGCAATCTGAG gtCAGCCATCACCATATTTCCACAGAGGACAGATGGCAAACATGACTATCGAGTGTGGAACAGTCAGTTGATCCGTTACGCGGGCTACAAACAGCTCGATGGACAGATCATGGGAGACCCTGCAAATGTTGAATTTACTGAG ATCTGCATGCAGCTGGGATGGAAAGCTCCAAAGGGTCGTTTTGAtgtcctccccctcctgcttCAAGCCAACGGAAATGACCCTGAGCTATTTGAGATCCCTGAAGACCTCATCCTGGAGGTGCCAATCACACACCCAAA ATACGAGTGGTTCAAGGACCTGGACCTAAAGTGGTATGGCCTCCCAGCGGTCGCCAACATGCTGCTGGAGATCGGCGGCCTGGAGTTCACCGGCTGCCCCTTCAGCGGCTGGTACATGGGTACAGAGATTGGTGTGAGGGACTTCTGCGACAGCTCGCGCTACAACATTCTGGAG GAGGTTGCTAACAGGATGGCCTTAGACACCAGGAAGACCTCCTCTCTTTGGAAAGACCAGGCTCTAGTGGAGATCAATATTGCGGTTCTCTACAGTTTCCAG ACATGCAAAGTGACCATAGTGGACCACCACTCAGCCACAGAGTCCTTCATGAAGCACATGGAGAACGAATACAGGGTGCGAGGCGGCTGTCCTGGAGACTGGGTGTGGATTGTGCCTCCCATGTCAGGAAGCATCACACCCGTGTTCCACCAAGAAATGCTCAACTATCGCCTCACCCCTTCGTTTGAGTACCAG CCTGACCCTTGGAATACACACGTGTGGAAAGGAGTCAATGGGACGCCTACAAAGAAAAGAGCCATCGGATTCAAGAAGCTTGCCAA GGCTGTGAAGTTTTCGGCAAAGCTCATGGGCCAAGCCATGGCCAAGAGGGTGAAGGCCACCATACTGTTCGCGACAGAGACGGGCAAGTCACAAGATTATGCCAAAACGCTCTGTGAAATCTTCAAACACGCTTTTGACGCAAAG GTTATGTCGATGGATGAATATGATGTTGTGGACCTGGAGCATGAGACGTTAGTGTTAGTGGTGACCAGCACTTTCGGTAATGGTGACCCACCTGAAAATGGAGAG AAATTTGGAGCTGCCTTAATGGAGATGCGCCACCCAACATCCAACACAGAAGACAGAAA GAGCTACAAGGTCCGTTTCAACAGTGTGTCCTCCTACTCTGACACTCGCAAGTCCTCCAGCGACGAGCCAGAAGTCAAGATTAACTTTGAGAGCACGGGACCTCTCGCCAACGTCAG GTTCTCCGTGTTTGGCCTTGGCTCCAGGGCCTACCCACACTTCTGCGCCTTTGCCCACGCTGTGGACACGCTGTTTGAAGAGCTCGGGGGGGAGCGCATCCTACGCATGGGGGAAGGAGATGAGCTGTGTGGCCAGGAGGAGTCGTTCAGAACCTGGGCCAAGAAGGTTTTTAAG GCTGCCTGTGATGTGTTCTGTGTCGGGGACGACGTGAACATCGAGAAAGCCAACGACTCCTTGATCAGCAACGACCGCAGTTGGAAGAAGAGCAAATTCCGCCTCACGTACACAGCCGAGGCTCCAGTGCTAACTGACG CATTATACAGTATTCACAAGAAGAAGGTTTATGGAGCAAAGATGCTAGAATCTCAGAACTTACAGACTCCTAAATCCAA TCGCTCCACCATATTTGTGCGGCTCCACACAAACAACCACGACAGACTGAGCTACCATCCCGGCGACCATCTGGGCATCTTCCCTGGCAACTACGAGGACCTGGTGACGGCTCTCATAGATAAACTGGAGGACgctccacctgtcaatcaaattgTCAAAGTGGAGTTTCTGGAGGAGAGGAACACTGCCCTAG gtgtAATCAGTAACTGGACGAATGAGACACGGATCCCTCCCTGCACCATCTACCAGGCCTTCCAGTACTTCCTGGACATCACCACTCCACCCAGCCCGGTGCTGCTCCAGCAGTTTGCTGCTCTGGCAACcaatgacaaacagaaaaagaaactagAGATCCTCAGTAAG GGCTTGCAGGAGTATGAAGAGTGGAAGTGGTACAACAATCCGACACTGGTGGAGGTTATGGAGGAGTTCCCCTCAATCCAGATGCCCTCCACTCTTCTTCTAACCCAGCTGCCCTTGCTGCAGCCTCGCTACTACTCCATCAGCTCCTCTCCAGACCTGCACCCAGGAGAGATCCATCTCACCGTTGCTGTGGTCTCTTACCAAGCCAGAG ATGGAGGAGGACCAATCCACCATGGAGTGTGTTCATCATGGCTCAACAGGATAGAGAAGGGGGAGATGGTGCCATGTTTTGTCCGAAG TGCACCATCATTCCAACTTCCCAAAGACAACCAAGCTCCTTGTATCCTGGTGGGTCCAGGAACAGGAATCGCCCCCTTCCGAAGTTTCTGGGAACAGAGACTGTATGACCTTGAACACAATG GAATGGAGTTGTGCCCCATGATCCTGGTGTTTGGCTGTCGGCAGTCTGAGATGGATCACATCTACAAGGAGGAGACCATCCAGGCCAAGAACAAAGAGGTGTTCAAGGAGCTATACACGGCCTATTCCAGAGAACCCGGCAAACCAAAG AAATACGTACAAGATGTTCTGCGCGAGCAGCTGTCAGAGACAGTGTACCAGTGcctgagggaggaggggggacacATCTATGTCTGCGGGGATGTTACAATGGCCGGAGATGTTCTCAAGACTGTCCAGCACATCATCAAACAGCAGGGCAGCATGACCCTGGAAGATGCTGGCTTCTTTATCAGCAAGCTTCGG GATGAGAACCGCTACCATGAGGACATCTTTGGTGTCACCCTGCGCACATACGAGGTCACCAACCGGCTTCGTTCGGAGTCCATTGCCTACATTGAAGAAAGCAAAAAGGACTCAGATGA gGTTTTCTGCTCATAA